TTATGAAGCGCTGCGTCCGTTACATGCAAATGAAGATTTTTTCTATCGCCGTGATATTGGCAGATCATCGATCACGTCTTCTTCTGGAAGCGACGAGTAAGAGGGCTGCAATTGTGCCGATGACGGTTACGATGACGAAACCTACGTCTGTAAAGTATTCCATGAAGTCCATTATTCTCATCCTTTACTTATAAGAGCGGAGCTTATGCTTCCGCTCTTCATTTTTGTTGATTATTTAGGGAAGTTTTGCTGCCAGCCTTCTTCTTTGCCGTCTGTTTCGACGGTCATCTTCTCGATTGCTTCAACCATCGGGCAGTAACGCACGATGCCTTCTGCTACTTTCATGGATGCGAGAGCGATTAGAAAAGGATGGGAAGATCCATGACCTCTGGATCCGCGAATTGTGAGAAGGGTGAGCATGCTCAACCCTGTCGCAATACGTATCATGCTGTTAATTGTGCCGATATTTTGTCTCATATAAGCTCCTCCTTACAAGTATGGCTTCTGCTGTGTTACGATAATAGATAATCTGATTAAGGGAGGGATCCTCCATGAATGAAGCACGATTCCGGTGGCGGAACCGCCAGTTGCGAGTACATGCATCTGTCTTGGACGGTGACGCGGCACCGACGAAATTGATAAAAAATACTACGTACCTGAACGTCTATTTAAAGCAATGGATGACAGGTCATATATGGATTTACGAAGACCGAATCATTTATACGGGTAAGGAGCTCCCTTCCAATATGGAAAATACGGAAGTCATCGATGGGAAGGACAGTTATATCGTCCCGGGCTATATCGAGCCGCATGCCCATCCGTTTCAATTATATAATCCCCAGACCCTTGCTGAATATGCAGCGGAGACGGGTACGACCACGCTGATCAATGATAACCTTATGTGGCTTTTTTTAACTGAAAAGAAGAAAGCGTTTTCTTTATTGGAAGAGTTCATGCATCTTCCTGCAACCATGTACTGGTGGGCGCGCTTCGATCCTCAGACGGTTTTAAGGGAGGAAGACAGAGAGTCTTTCGACGAACAGGTGCTGGATTGGATTGAGCATGATGCGGTCATTCAGGGCGGGGAATTGACGGCCTGGCCGGATGTGCTATATGAAAGAAATGAGCAGATTCTGCACTGGATGCAGGAAACGAAACGATCACGGAAGCCGCTGGAAGCCCATCTTCCAGGTGCATCGGAGCGTACGTTAGTGAAGATGCGTCTCCTCGGGATGGATTCTGAGCATGAATCCATGACGGCGGAGGACGTCATTACCCGGCTGTCGATCGGCTACCATACGGGGCTGCGTTATTCTTCGATACGTCCGGATCTTCCTGACATTTTACAGGGACTTGAGAAAATGGGGCATACCCAGTATGACCACATGATGTTTACGACGGATGGATCCACCCCCGGCTTTTATGAGGAGGGGATCATTAACATGTGCATTCGAATTGCTATAGAAGCGGGCGTTCCTGAAATTGATGCCTATATGATGGCCACGTATCAGGCTGCGAGGCACTTCGGAATCGAAAGCAGGGTCGGCAGTCTTAATGCAGGACGTGCCGCCCACCTTAATTTCCTTAGAGATCCTAAAGATCCGACCCCTCACTCCGTCATCGCCAAAGGGGAGTGGGTGAAGAAAGAGGGAGAGGTTGTCCCGACAGGCATCGAGATTCCGTGGGAAAAGAACGGGATAGAGAAGCTTTCCCTCGACTGGGAGCTCGCGGATAAGGACATGCAGTTCTCCATGCCGATCGGGCTTGAACTGGTCAATGACGTTATTATGAAACCATATGCGATAGATACGGATGCTTCCGTGGAGCGTTTGTCTGATGAGAATAAGGAAGCATTCATCATGTTGATGGACAGAGATGGCGAATGGATGGTCAACACTCTGCTGAAAGGATTCACACAGTCCCTTGGCGGGTTGGTCAGCTCGTTCAGCAATACCGGGGATATCCTCGTAATTGGTAAATCAAGGACCGATATGAAAAAAGCATTCCAACGGATGAATGAAATCGGCGGCGGTATCGTATTTGTTAATGAAGGAGAAGTTCTGTTCGAGCTTTCACTGCCGTTGGGCGGGGTGATGTCTGATCTTCCTTTGCCGCACTTAATGAAGGAGGAGAGACGGATGAAACAATGCTTGAACGAACACGGGTTTTCCTTTTCGGACCCGGTGTACACCTTGCTTTTCCTATCATCCATGCACCTGCCGTATATCCGCATTACACCGCTTGGAATTATGGATGTGAAAAAGAAAGAGGTACTCTTTCCTTCTATAATGCGTTAAAATAGAAGAGGGAATATAGGACAAAGGGAAGTGCTTCCATGAGAAAACTTACCTTCTTACTTGTGCTCACGCTGCTGGCTGCCTGCGGCTGGTTCGGAGTTGATCGAGAGGAAGGGTCCGTGACAGACCAGACGGCGGACGATGAACGAGTGATTATCAATGAAGGAGAGCAGACCGTTTTCCCGTTGACAGGAGAAATCAATCCGGATCAACAGAACGATCCAATTGTAGCTGTCATGATTAACAACCATCAGAATGCAAGACCCCAAGCAGGGCTCAGTAAGGCGGATGTCGTCTATGAAGCGCTGGCGGAAGGGTCGATCACTCGCTTCCTAGCTTTGTTCCACAGTGATATTCCTGATACAATAGGTCCGGTCCGAAGTGCAAGGCCTTACTTTCTTGAACTTGCGGATGGGTGGAATGCTCTCTATATCTATCACGGGGCATCCACTGCCATCCAGAAGCAAGTGACGACGAGCGGTGTGTCCTACTTGAACGGTTCCATCTACGATAACAACGGCTGGCTCTTCCAGCGTACTTCAGATAGGAAAGCGCCCCACAACTCCTATCTAATCACAGATGGGATACTGCAAGCTGCCTCAAATAAAGGATATACCTCCTTCAAGAGACACGAACCGCTGCCGTTTGATTCTGAGCAGGAACTGGACGGGAAGCCGGTAAATCGAATGGCCATTAGATATGCGGAGGCGCAGCAGGTTCTATTTAATTGGAAAGAGCGATCCGGCTTTTTCCAGCGCTCAAGTGATGGAGAAACGACGATAGATGCGGCGGATGGAACTGCCATCGGGGTCGAAAATGTCCTGGTCATCCGTGCCGGCCATAAAGTAATAGATACGAAAGGGCGGCGTGCAGTCGATTTGAAGTCCGGTGGAGACGGCTGGCTTCTGCAAAAAGGAATCCGGAAAGAAATACAATGGAGAAATATCGACGGACGCCTCCTCCCCTTTGCGGACGGCAAAGCACTTGCTTTCCTGCCGGGGAAAACGTGGGTGAACATCATCCCGTCATCGGTGGAGGTCCGTTTTGATTAAGGAGGGAAACGGGAATGCAGATCGATAAACTGAGAGGGAAGACGCTTGATCAGCTGTTTGAAGCGGTGCTGTCCCTGCAGAACCTCGAAGAATGCTATGAATTTTTTGATGATCTTGCAACAATGAATGAAGTCCAGTCCCTGGCACAACGGCTGGAAGTTGCCCGCATGCTGAGAGAAGGGTACACGTATCATAAAATTGAAACACAAACAGGAGCTTCCACAGCGACGATTTCTCGCGTGAAGCGCTGCTTGAACTATGGGAACGATGCCTACACGAAGGCACTCGACCGTGTTCAGGCGAAACATGTAGAATAAAGGAGAAAGGCTGCCGACAACCCGGCAGCTTTTTTTATTCAAAAGGAGCAGGGATCAGTCATGGAAATACGTAATGTCCGGAAGACGGACTTGGATTCGCTGATGACGATTGAAAGAGAAGGGTTTACAGAGGGAGAAGCTGCAACGAAGCAGGCAATGCTGGAACGGATCCACTTAATTGCGGATACCTTTTTGGTAGCAGAAAAAGGAGGAGTCGTTCTAGGCTACATCAACGGCCCTGTCATAGACAACCCGTTCATTACAGATGATTTGTTTGAAAGAATTACAACGAATCCATCGCGCGGAGGGTATCAGGCAATTCTCGGTGTCGCCGTTTCTGAACAAGCAAGAAGGCAGGGGATCGCTGCTTCCCTTTTCCATGAGATAGAGCGGCTGGCGAAGGAAAATGGAAGGGAGGGAGTCACCTTGACGTGCAAAGAAGAGCTGATATCTTTCTATGAGAAGCTTGGTTATGTCCATTGTGGAAGGTCAAATTCCGTCCATGGTGGAGTCGCGTGGTACAATCTGATAAAAAGGATGTAGGGAGGTTCGCTCTCGTTCTTCTAACCTATTCCGGACAGGCATAGACTGTATTAGAGGAGGGGGACGGGGAGATGAGAGAGATGTGGATAAAAGGGATGATGATCGTGATCGGGAGCTTGGTTCTATCCGTCGGTATCAACTTATTTCTCATCCCTGATCATGTGCTGGACGGGGGGATCATTGGTCTTGGTATGATTTTTAACTACATATGGGGACTGCAGGTCGGGCTGACGATAATTTGCTGCAGTATTCCCATCTTTCTGCTTGCCTGGTTCTTTTACCGTCCCTACTTCTATAACAGCCTCCATGGATTGTTGATCTCCTCTTTTTCCATTGATTTGTTCAGCGGTCTCCGCTTTTATCATCTGCCTCTCGACCCGGTGATCAGTTCGATCATCGGCGGGGCTCTTGTCGGGGGAGGAATCGGGTTAATGCTCAGGCATCATACCAGTA
This sequence is a window from Bacillus sp. SB49. Protein-coding genes within it:
- a CDS encoding EYxxD motif small membrane protein, producing MDFMEYFTDVGFVIVTVIGTIAALLLVASRRRRDR
- a CDS encoding YgaP family membrane protein, with protein sequence MRQNIGTINSMIRIATGLSMLTLLTIRGSRGHGSSHPFLIALASMKVAEGIVRYCPMVEAIEKMTVETDGKEEGWQQNFPK
- a CDS encoding adenine deaminase C-terminal domain-containing protein — its product is MNEARFRWRNRQLRVHASVLDGDAAPTKLIKNTTYLNVYLKQWMTGHIWIYEDRIIYTGKELPSNMENTEVIDGKDSYIVPGYIEPHAHPFQLYNPQTLAEYAAETGTTTLINDNLMWLFLTEKKKAFSLLEEFMHLPATMYWWARFDPQTVLREEDRESFDEQVLDWIEHDAVIQGGELTAWPDVLYERNEQILHWMQETKRSRKPLEAHLPGASERTLVKMRLLGMDSEHESMTAEDVITRLSIGYHTGLRYSSIRPDLPDILQGLEKMGHTQYDHMMFTTDGSTPGFYEEGIINMCIRIAIEAGVPEIDAYMMATYQAARHFGIESRVGSLNAGRAAHLNFLRDPKDPTPHSVIAKGEWVKKEGEVVPTGIEIPWEKNGIEKLSLDWELADKDMQFSMPIGLELVNDVIMKPYAIDTDASVERLSDENKEAFIMLMDRDGEWMVNTLLKGFTQSLGGLVSSFSNTGDILVIGKSRTDMKKAFQRMNEIGGGIVFVNEGEVLFELSLPLGGVMSDLPLPHLMKEERRMKQCLNEHGFSFSDPVYTLLFLSSMHLPYIRITPLGIMDVKKKEVLFPSIMR
- a CDS encoding DUF3048 domain-containing protein, with protein sequence MRKLTFLLVLTLLAACGWFGVDREEGSVTDQTADDERVIINEGEQTVFPLTGEINPDQQNDPIVAVMINNHQNARPQAGLSKADVVYEALAEGSITRFLALFHSDIPDTIGPVRSARPYFLELADGWNALYIYHGASTAIQKQVTTSGVSYLNGSIYDNNGWLFQRTSDRKAPHNSYLITDGILQAASNKGYTSFKRHEPLPFDSEQELDGKPVNRMAIRYAEAQQVLFNWKERSGFFQRSSDGETTIDAADGTAIGVENVLVIRAGHKVIDTKGRRAVDLKSGGDGWLLQKGIRKEIQWRNIDGRLLPFADGKALAFLPGKTWVNIIPSSVEVRFD
- a CDS encoding YerC/YecD family TrpR-related protein, with protein sequence MQIDKLRGKTLDQLFEAVLSLQNLEECYEFFDDLATMNEVQSLAQRLEVARMLREGYTYHKIETQTGASTATISRVKRCLNYGNDAYTKALDRVQAKHVE
- a CDS encoding GNAT family N-acetyltransferase, with the protein product MEIRNVRKTDLDSLMTIEREGFTEGEAATKQAMLERIHLIADTFLVAEKGGVVLGYINGPVIDNPFITDDLFERITTNPSRGGYQAILGVAVSEQARRQGIAASLFHEIERLAKENGREGVTLTCKEELISFYEKLGYVHCGRSNSVHGGVAWYNLIKRM
- a CDS encoding YitT family protein; amino-acid sequence: MREMWIKGMMIVIGSLVLSVGINLFLIPDHVLDGGIIGLGMIFNYIWGLQVGLTIICCSIPIFLLAWFFYRPYFYNSLHGLLISSFSIDLFSGLRFYHLPLDPVISSIIGGALVGGGIGLMLRHHTSTGGTDLLAQMIADWFKVNVGFIILLLDALIIGASGYLFSLETLLLSAMTIMSVGLVTMLFTSSRLLPHVIK